The genomic region ACGGTGACTTCCGCTGCTCGTTCAGCTTGGTCCTTCGCATAGCTGTCCGCCATGTCGAAGTCCATGTTCTGGAAATCGCGAGAGTCAAGCTGACACTGCAACTGCGAGCCCGCAAAATTTGCGAACGTGTCTACGCCGTAAGTCGGTTCCAGGAACGTGTCGACGTGCGATTCCAATTCCGCCTTGATCAGCCCCAAGATCATGTCTCGGGAAGAGTGACCATCGAGCAGGTTTTGGCGATAGCGGTAGACCCGCTTACGCTGCTCGTCCATGACTTCGTCATATTCAAGCAAGCTTTTACGAATTTCAAAGTTGCGTTCTTCGACCTTCTTTTGGGCAGCGGCAATTCGGCGGGTGACGAGCGTCGACTCGATCGCCTCGCCTTCCTTCATGCCCATTCGCTCCATCATGCTTTTGACAAAGTCACCAGCAAAGATCCGCATCAAGTCGTCTTCGAGAGACAAGAAGAAGCGGGACCCACCGGGATCACCTTGACGCCCACAACGACCGCGAAGCTGCAAGTCAATCCGTCGAGACTCGTGACGTTCGGTTCCCAGCACGTACAACCCGCCGAGCTCACGCACGACATCGCCCTCAGCCTTCATACCCTCGCGAGCATCGATCTCGTCGACCAGCTTTTTCCAAACCTCATCCGGCACTTCCAAACGAGTTGGATATTCGTGCTGAAGTTGAGCCCAAGCAAGCGTTTCGGGGTTACCACCTAAGATAATGTCCGTACCACGACCGGCCATGTTGGTCGCGATGGTGACCGCGCCAATTCGTCCAGCTTGCGAAACGATTTCCGCTTCACGCCCGTGCTGCTTCGCGTTCAAAACGCTGTGTTTGATGCCACGACGCTCAAGCATCGCTGACAATCGTTCGCTCTTTTCAATACTGACCGTACCGACCAAAACAGGCCGTCCGGCCTTTTCAATCTTGGTGATCTGCGAACGAGCAATGGTTTCGTTATCGCGACCATCCTGAGGAAGAATCGAGACCGAATCTGCGGCCTCGCTTTGAATCTTACCCCATACTTCGCTCTCGTCCTTCAGCGTGATGACGTCCCACTTGTGGGCCCGCTCCACGTCTCCGGCAATCGCGTTGAACTTGTCTTTCTCAGTCAGGTAGATCAGGTCGGAATGCTCAATCCGCTGCAACCCGCGATGGGTCGGGATCGCGACCACATCCAGCTTGTAGATCTTCCAGAACTCATCCGCTTCGGTCATCGCCGTCCCGGTCATCCCGGACAACTTCTTATACATCTTGAAGATGTTCTGTAGCGAAGCGGTCGCGAATGTCTGTGTTTCCTGCTTGATCGGCACGCCTTCTTTGGCTTCGCACGCTTGGTGCAAACCATCGGACCATTGCCGGCCTTCCATCAGACGCCCCGTGAACTCGTCAACGATGACAATTTGCTTGTCCTTGATGACGTAATTCACGTCCAACTTATAAAGGTAGTGAGCCTTCAGCGAATTATCGATCAGGTGCGGCCATTCCATGTTGCCCGCGGTGTAGAAGCTCTCCACGCCAGCCAACTCTTCCGCCGCACGAACACCCTCATCGGTCAGCGTCACATTGTGTTGTTTTTCATCGACGGTGAAGTGCACCTCTTTCTGCAATTGACGGGCAACACGGTCCGCATCGGCGTAACGCCCCAAGTCCAAGTCAGCAGGCCCACTAATGATCAGCGGAGTCCGAGCCTCATCGATCAGGATATTGTCAACTTCGTCAATAATCGCGTAGTTCAACGGCCCCTGGCACTGCTGAGCCTCAGGCGGGAAGCGATCGTCACCCTTACCGGCGGGACGCATGTTGTCACGCAGGTAATCAAACCCAAATTCGTTGTTGGTTCCGTAAGTCACATCGCACTGATAAGCGGCCTGTTTCTCCGAAACACTCATGCCCGACTGAATCGCGTCAATCGTCAGCCCCATGTTCATGAACAGAGGAGCCATCCACTCCATGTCACGACGGGCCAAGTAATCATTCACCGTGATGACGTGAACGCCCTTGCCTTCGAGCGCATTCAAATACGCGGGCAAAGTGGCGACCAAAGTTTTACCTTCGCCCGTCACCATTTCGGCGATCGCTCCGGAGTGCAGCACCATGCCCCCGATCAACTGCACGTCGTAATGACGCATCCCCAGGAAACGCTTGCTGGCCTCACGACAAACCGCGAAGGCTTCGACAAGCAGATCATCGAGGGTTTCCCCGCCTCGAAGGCGTTTACGAAACTCCTCGGTTTGAGCCCGAAGTTCTTCGTCAGTCAGGGCTTCGTACTTGGTTTCCAGCTCGTTGATTTTCTCAACGCGGTCTTGCAAACGGGCAACCTGCCGAGCATTGGCTGAGCCAAAGATGCTGGTAGCTAGGACACCGGCACGCTCAAAAGCTCCTCCGAAGAGGAGGCCGACAAGGTCCCAGAGACGCTCAAGGATGGACATAAAGGCAGAGTGGGGTGCGTAGCGGTGATATTAAAAATGGTTGAAATGGCTAGGGTTTGCGTAAACCTTGCCAAGTTCCAACGTTACGGGTTCTGGGAAACTGGGTCAACTGCGATCCTGAGTCGACTCAACCAATCACGTCTCTTTCGTCGTGACTGGCCCAGACTTTGCATGCCATATCGCGATCGTTCGCCGATTTGGCAGCCCCAGGCAGCTCACCGATAGCGGATTGCAAACGCTGGGCCAGCGCATCCATGGCGAACCGCTCGCTAGCGTAATGACCTACCAAGCCGAGGGACAGGCCGGCGTTTTCCGCTTCCAAGCACGCGTGAAACGTCGCCTCGCCCGTTAACAGAAAATCACACCCACACCGTAGCGCGGCGGAAACAAAACTGCCGCCACTGCCACAAGCGACCCCAATTCGAGAAATCCCGCGGTCAGGCGGCCCAACCAACCGCGGCCGGGTTGACCCTGAAAAGGAAGCTGCGAGCTTAAGAATCGCCGCTGCCGGAGCCTGATCAGCCAGCCGGCCCACGCGGCCCGCCCCCAATTTAGCGTTGTCCGCCAACGGCAACATTGGCTTGCAATCCGCCAATTGCAGTGCTTTGGTCCATTGATCGTTGATCCCACCGGCAGCAGAATCGAACGCGGTATGAGCACTGTAAACCGCGATCCCGGCGCGACACAAACGCCACAGCATCTCGCCGGATGCCGTGTCCGCGGTCACTTTCGCCACAGGCTTAAATGGGAACGGATGATGGGCGACAATCAGGCCCACGCCCTCGCGTTCCGCCTCCCCCACCACATCGGGTGTGATCGTCAGGCAAGTCATCACCTTACCGATCGAGGCTTGGCGGTCTCCGATTAACAGCCCCACGTTATCCCAGTCCTCCGCCAATTTCAGCGGTGCGATCTCAGCCAACAGCTGACAAATTTGAGCAAGATTGGGGAGCGAGATCGGGGCCTGTTTCATTACCTAGTCAGTCTCAGCTTCGAACGGGCTGGGGGTCAGAACTTCCCACGGCTTGGGATAGAAGTAGTGTTGCTCAACCCGCTGGGGAGTGCAATGCTTGCCGTTGACGAATCCCTTCACCCCGTTCGCATCATACAATCCAAGCGTTTCGGCTCGATGGAACGCCATCGCCTCTTGGCTGCTGGGAGCAATCTTGGCCGCGATTTTGCCGCCGATGTAAGAAGGGCGGTTGTAGGTGCGGCGGTACGATTCCGGAAGATTCGTGCCCAATGGTGGAATGGGATCCACGCGAGCACTTCCCTCAAACGGCGTCCACGGCCACCAAGCATGTGCTTGGGCGGGAACCAGGGCGATCCCAGCAAGCGGTAGCAAAATTCCGGCAGCCAGGAAACGCGACTGCTTTAAAAGACGCTGACAGCGACTTGGTTTTCCGGTCGACACGTGACAACCCTCCGTGGTTGATGGTCTGATTCGTAGCTCAACTTCAATGAATGATCGGCAGCTAAACCGCAATCACCGATTCAAAACGATCAGACCGGACAACATGCGTCACCGCACGCGGTCACACTCCGATTAGGCAAGCTGTAACGGGCGACCATTCGTTAGGAAACAAACCAGCTATCGCCAACGTGCCATTTGCCAGCATGTAATTGATGGATCACACCTCTCTTGGTGGGTCACCACGAAACATCGCGTAAAACGCCGTAGCTGGACTCACCAGAGTTCAGTTGGCCTTAGGTTGACTCCCGAAGCCAGGCGACTCCGGCTACCCAAAACGCTTCTGCAATAGCCCATTAAGACGTGAAGCTCGGCATCACACTAATAGGATGAGACGCCACGGGAGCGACCATCGCCGCCAACCGGGATTCAGGTGCTTGGTGTTTGCATCCAAAGAAGCCACGATGCTTGATCACGGCTGCGACTTCAGCCGGAACATGCTTGGTCCATTCGCTGTCACCTGCCTTAATCATCCGCAACACATCTCGCGAGAACGTCGCGAGGTGCTCGCTGTTGTAGCTCGTCAACTGCTCGATGCATCGTTTGTCGACCAAATACTGGTACAGCTTACGAAGCTCAGGTGCGATTTCCAGGTTATCGACGGTCGTCAGTTCCCCGGTTGATTGATTCAGGAGTGGGTAGACGTAGAGCTTCAGATCGTTCTTGAACATCCGCCCAAACGATTCCAAAATGCCGCCGTCCAGTTCGGTGTAATACTTCTCGTCAAACAACTCATGCAGACTGCCCGCACCCATCGTGATGGCAATCTTCTTTTTGGTGTACTGCGAAAGATAAGCGGCCAAACGGTAATACTCGAAGTAGTCCGAGATCAAAACCGTCATGCCACACGCGGCCAGCGTGTCGACCCGAGCGAGAAAGTCTCGCAGATCAATTTCACCGTTGGCTTGCAGGTTTCGCATCGTGATTTCGGCAAGCGTCACCACATGCTCGGCGTCCACGTCATCTTCTTCACGGAAACTATCCTGGGCCGCGCCCAACATGTCCATATTGACGTGAGTGACTGGCCGAAAACTGCCGCGTTCCACCAGAATGTTCTTTTTGTAAAGCACTTCGGCTGGCTGCAGAACTTCACCACTGGCAGAGAACATGGCTGCATTGGACAACCCGAGTTGCACCAAACGCAAACTCATCACGCGGTTATCAACGTGGCGGAACGCAATCCCGGAGAACTCGATCATGTCGATCTCAATCCGGAGAGTGCTGAGGTTATCGAGCAGCGACTCGATCAATTGGTCTGGTTCGTGGTTTAGGAAAAACGCACCGTAAAGCAGGTTCACGCCGACGATCCCCAACGCTTCCTGTTGAGCAGCGTTATCGTTGTCGAGCATTCGCACGTGCAGGATGATTTGGCTGTCTTCATCACGCGGGTGAGCCTGGAAACGAATGCCCATCCAACCATGGCACTCGTTCGTGCCGTGGAAATTACGTGCCGAAACCGTGTCTGCAAACGCGAAGAACGCAGTCGAATCGCCACGACTCTCTCGCAGTCGCTCCAGATTCAAATCGTGTTCGCGAGTCAGCATGTCTTCAAGTCGTTGACGGCACACATACCGATCACAATGGCCGTAAATCGCGTCACTGACCGACATATCGTAGGCCGACATGCTCTTGGCGATCGTGCCCGCCGCCGCCCCAACTCGGAAGAACCAACGCACCACCTCTTGGCCGGCACCGATCTCGGCGAACGAACCGTAGCGTCGCGGATCCAGGTTGATCTGAAGTGACTTGCGTTCGGTCGATGGTCGTTCGTTATTCATTTTGAGTTACCCCGGGTAAGGTCAGTCCGCGCAGTTGTGCCGAAGTGATATGCGACACAATTCGCGTCCATGCCAGCGGAAACCGGCGACATCGCCTCAAGGTCGCCCCACACGCCTTGCCTGACCGCTAGGACCCGCCCAGCCCGATAAGTTTTACCCATCGCTCAAGTTTACCGGCAGCGATTCGCCAAACCACGCGATCCCAGATTCCTGCCCGCCCAATCAGCCATCCGGTGCAGCCAGAAACCACCCCCGCGACAACACCCCCGCTCGTCCCTAGCAAAAACGCCGGATCGCTGATTTATATAGTGACACACCTTTTTCCAGCTGATCCAGCTCGATGTACTCATCCGTGGTGTGCGCCTGGTTGATGCTGCCCGGACCACACACAATTCGCTTAGTCAGGCCTTCAAAAATGCAGCCGTCGGTGGCGTAACATTTTCGGGCCGGTTGGTTGGGACCGATCACTGATTCGGCCAACTCACACATCGCCTCGACGCACGGCGAATCCACGGGAGTTTCCAACGGAGGCCCACCCGAGAACTCTTTGAATTCGATCCCCAGTTCATCAGCCCGCTGCTTGACCGTGTCAATAAAATCGAGTCCATCCACCCCTGGCATGGTACGGAAGCACGCCCAAGCGACGCAGTGATCGGGAACGATGTTGACCGAACTCATCCCATCACTGACGCCAAAATTCCACGTCAACGTGGGCGGATCAAAACGCTCGTCGCGCAGTCCGGGATCAATGCGGCACTGCTCGTCGATTCCTCGCATCGTTTCCAGCATTGGCACCATGGCCAGGTTAGCGTTAATCCCTTCACCCGTGCTGCTATGTGCTGCCTTGCCACGCGATTCCACTCGCAATCCCATGATGCCCTTGTGAGCATGCACGACCTGTAATTCCGTGGGCTCGCCAATGATGCAAACGGGGTTAGCGGCAACAATTTCTCGGTAAGCCTTGCTGCACTGAACCAAGTCCTTCGCACCTTCGAATCCAACCTCTTCGTCAGCGGTACAAACGATCCACAACGGTTCAGTTTGTTCACTTGCCAAAACCGAAGCGGCGGCTTGCAACATCGCGGCAAGCGATCCTTTCATGTCGCACGCCCCACGTCCGTAAAGGCGATCGCCCTGGACCACCGCCTTAAACGGATCCCCACCGGGCCCCGACCAACGGTCCGCGGGCACCACGTCGGTATGACAGAAATACGCCAGACCCCCGGGTGTCGTGCCGGCCTTACCCGCTGACAGGGAAGCCGGCGTTTCGCTGGAAAGACCCTCGTCACCACCTGAAAGCTCACTGG from Neorhodopirellula lusitana harbors:
- a CDS encoding SEC-C metal-binding domain-containing protein — encoded protein: MSILERLWDLVGLLFGGAFERAGVLATSIFGSANARQVARLQDRVEKINELETKYEALTDEELRAQTEEFRKRLRGGETLDDLLVEAFAVCREASKRFLGMRHYDVQLIGGMVLHSGAIAEMVTGEGKTLVATLPAYLNALEGKGVHVITVNDYLARRDMEWMAPLFMNMGLTIDAIQSGMSVSEKQAAYQCDVTYGTNNEFGFDYLRDNMRPAGKGDDRFPPEAQQCQGPLNYAIIDEVDNILIDEARTPLIISGPADLDLGRYADADRVARQLQKEVHFTVDEKQHNVTLTDEGVRAAEELAGVESFYTAGNMEWPHLIDNSLKAHYLYKLDVNYVIKDKQIVIVDEFTGRLMEGRQWSDGLHQACEAKEGVPIKQETQTFATASLQNIFKMYKKLSGMTGTAMTEADEFWKIYKLDVVAIPTHRGLQRIEHSDLIYLTEKDKFNAIAGDVERAHKWDVITLKDESEVWGKIQSEAADSVSILPQDGRDNETIARSQITKIEKAGRPVLVGTVSIEKSERLSAMLERRGIKHSVLNAKQHGREAEIVSQAGRIGAVTIATNMAGRGTDIILGGNPETLAWAQLQHEYPTRLEVPDEVWKKLVDEIDAREGMKAEGDVVRELGGLYVLGTERHESRRIDLQLRGRCGRQGDPGGSRFFLSLEDDLMRIFAGDFVKSMMERMGMKEGEAIESTLVTRRIAAAQKKVEERNFEIRKSLLEYDEVMDEQRKRVYRYRQNLLDGHSSRDMILGLIKAELESHVDTFLEPTYGVDTFANFAGSQLQCQLDSRDFQNMDFDMADSYAKDQAERAAEVTVNEAVEENLPSGMEDEWNWKAMATWANTRLQGNYQDHQLKNMDREEMSDAFIQKAHELIEKTDLSEGQPLLEADYGLRVLCGWMRHKFGIETTPEEFRDIEDHREVGRILVERAEATYADKEAEYPVLTGISRFTDKQGAQVSLDREGLIDWVKGRFKTDLSIEEIKLNRDELKLQLIQYSKQTASESIAVQEEADAKVNAIYADSDDDSTALLASGDSGKLEALVAWLSDTLGHSTTLEDLARMNRAELQLAAHGAVDDRFYPEMRRMERQILLNIVDDSWKNHLLTMDHLRSSVGLKGYAQMDPKVEYKREGMRLFETMWGSIGERVTDLIFRMESFNEEFIRSTWVDARARHDDAHEASRASLNADTAAQRAASGSEGTGGEEDERTEPIRKDEPRIGRNSPCPCGSGKKYKSCCMRKMA
- a CDS encoding Nif3-like dinuclear metal center hexameric protein; the protein is MKQAPISLPNLAQICQLLAEIAPLKLAEDWDNVGLLIGDRQASIGKVMTCLTITPDVVGEAEREGVGLIVAHHPFPFKPVAKVTADTASGEMLWRLCRAGIAVYSAHTAFDSAAGGINDQWTKALQLADCKPMLPLADNAKLGAGRVGRLADQAPAAAILKLAASFSGSTRPRLVGPPDRGISRIGVACGSGGSFVSAALRCGCDFLLTGEATFHACLEAENAGLSLGLVGHYASERFAMDALAQRLQSAIGELPGAAKSANDRDMACKVWASHDERDVIG
- a CDS encoding M20 family metallopeptidase yields the protein MSFMQAQVVLEELIRFNTISHLSNHAISEHVAECLRTLGFDVEVTTYTDRKGVLKVNLVAKREPLAGAAPSELSGGDEGLSSETPASLSAGKAGTTPGGLAYFCHTDVVPADRWSGPGGDPFKAVVQGDRLYGRGACDMKGSLAAMLQAAASVLASEQTEPLWIVCTADEEVGFEGAKDLVQCSKAYREIVAANPVCIIGEPTELQVVHAHKGIMGLRVESRGKAAHSSTGEGINANLAMVPMLETMRGIDEQCRIDPGLRDERFDPPTLTWNFGVSDGMSSVNIVPDHCVAWACFRTMPGVDGLDFIDTVKQRADELGIEFKEFSGGPPLETPVDSPCVEAMCELAESVIGPNQPARKCYATDGCIFEGLTKRIVCGPGSINQAHTTDEYIELDQLEKGVSLYKSAIRRFC
- a CDS encoding TonB-dependent receptor, with protein sequence MNNERPSTERKSLQINLDPRRYGSFAEIGAGQEVVRWFFRVGAAAGTIAKSMSAYDMSVSDAIYGHCDRYVCRQRLEDMLTREHDLNLERLRESRGDSTAFFAFADTVSARNFHGTNECHGWMGIRFQAHPRDEDSQIILHVRMLDNDNAAQQEALGIVGVNLLYGAFFLNHEPDQLIESLLDNLSTLRIEIDMIEFSGIAFRHVDNRVMSLRLVQLGLSNAAMFSASGEVLQPAEVLYKKNILVERGSFRPVTHVNMDMLGAAQDSFREEDDVDAEHVVTLAEITMRNLQANGEIDLRDFLARVDTLAACGMTVLISDYFEYYRLAAYLSQYTKKKIAITMGAGSLHELFDEKYYTELDGGILESFGRMFKNDLKLYVYPLLNQSTGELTTVDNLEIAPELRKLYQYLVDKRCIEQLTSYNSEHLATFSRDVLRMIKAGDSEWTKHVPAEVAAVIKHRGFFGCKHQAPESRLAAMVAPVASHPISVMPSFTS